A section of the Suncus etruscus isolate mSunEtr1 chromosome X, mSunEtr1.pri.cur, whole genome shotgun sequence genome encodes:
- the NEXMIF gene encoding neurite extension and migration factor, whose product MDNQQDKTAVASVNGENALVNGVKKNDSEDQDMAMKSLAALETAAPIQSIQVVPKETLMYPRGLLPLPSKKPSMHSPPSPLGLIEAPEHIANSNSVNAISLTSGIAKGLNTWSLPNECERAPFAIMEPAGISGLNGDCLMQPSRTCLGCFMESKDTVEPEAGISLKAGDLNRDYETCAVSDIGIQCINAGENMKYGEQLLSDQLLGFPLHKSRVADRRETEKTDIDLEDPAQKSYYEALLLDKCNTEESLLANSNQDWGYFETFISESKIELLDLCSKNELSVNLFSEEDVDNYMFDDDESTLGSDVCSLKIRYESFQDNVRDKTTLLMQEDAQFNFFPNVFTTCPKRESKSGALKHNSDLSQFKVPDVSIIWGEEDKIMDKKKGKEKGEDKGVGKNGENNAGEKAVLNNPGSVTEMGKFKNTKQDQPINSLEASGNFSEDSSFAEVSYDTTGEIKDCNRYMARDTNSGSSSSQQNYGLRAKRKVRYSEDYLYDVDSLEGEKVNERKEWLPGGSKDEDDDEWCPKKRRKVTRKEPPVIIKYIIINRFKGEKNMLVKLSKVDANETTVNLSENRLNKYAKLAPLKCFWQKKKRQRNSTDSNKTPLCQKQSFEPGNFEVSFLPPARKRKSKLGSRHRIQRIPSVETSASNKHISFYNEQSQVSNCKEDGNLKGTIKSASLASSSHANGSHINNITGPGSMQIKVEFKGPERKVLNKIKFRSEARLKSKKIKAGQESKAVVQINPLLEDQSSGDNLKTESVPEISSSSYPSEFQEVKITKNSTFLPTNCSSEISSSSANVSTNIPVIPGGYLQTLLDTSDLSNNTAISYFTQHSPEQNEDRFTKTEKSLVPLQPSQDCMLSSLSESELQQSSHNFKMESGNFENVWPNKPTPGPQEFMTEISREITPTQSSDFVVSQAVSMENKVTAATYNPVCIDNVDNNDNKVLYASVQDTQLVTDESYQLCHFNNGESCFPFQQGPVNMDDGQLFNFDSMTSLSVNSSNYSHLNLKSCEKDGDDDITDDFLAHCSPKLVIQQSIDEIAPLKESTDLLDISNFTPDKFRHSSLSEVSPPDTPSLSPQIARCENIKTLGTLKSLQEGIPEPLVNVDKIKWDSSTSQQIQVDDGFTLNNHQFQFHMFNDEDSVCLVPPNPCLSVFTEPSGQLNANSKVSKSRKKTSSKSGTINQSSSQKNTRKKSPKANNKVIEKTPGKTSHQTTKLTKKGKYMATINAEKLQVGNYPGGGQNNNITQIGKTLTECAQNGNPVTSAKMTTQKRLPGDWVLGKESNPGCCDMSLGTNTNSLMDDDQREFQEPSYIISNIASGMADVQRLMMASIEPLWEPLEHSGDPNVFCSPESNSLKLKTLKILAGTPVEAKKKVNSMSPGATKNHRSIKGVSKSNGKTSVGESGRASISYNEDSHSAFFDKKYGNLSTLGSNGPTHKKLYRHKSSSKGLRDEKSKGKCMQREQVHKDESGTASCEKLRDSDYNLVKADTTFWVLPMFEEATHIFQKDI is encoded by the exons ATGGATAACCAACAAGATAAGACTGCTGTTGCCTCAGTCAATGGAGAAAATGCACTGGTTAATGGTGTCAAGAAAAATG ACTCAGAGGACCAGGATATGGCAATGAAGTCATTAGCAGCTCTTGAAACTGCTGCACCAATCCAATCTATACAAGTGGTACCAAAAGAGACCTTAATGTACCCCAGGGGTCTCCTACCTCTGCCTTCAAAGAAGCCCAGTATGCATAGCCCTCCTTCACCTTTAGGCCTGATAGAAGCACCTGAACACATTGCTAACAGTAATTCTGTGAATGCTATCTCTCTCACATCTGGAATTGCAAAAGGCCTGAACACTTGGTCACTTCCCAATGAGTGTGAAAGGGCTCCGTTTGCCATAATGGAGCCTGCAGGCATCTCAGGTCTGAATGGAGACTGTCTCATGCAGCCAAGCCGGACTTGCTTGGGCTGCTTCATGGAATCCAAGGATACTGTAGAACCTGAAGCAGGAATCAGTCTAAAAGCTGGTGATCTAAATAGGGATTATGAAACTTGTGCAGTCTCTGATATAGGAATTCAATGTATTAATGCTGGAGAAAACATGAAATACGGAGAACAGCTTCTCTCAGACCAGCTCTTAGGTTTCCCACTACATAAATCTAGGGTAGCAGATAGAAGAGAAACTGAAAAAACTGACATTGACTTAGAAGATCCAGCTCAGAAAAGTTACTATGAAGCATTATTGTTAGACAAGTGCAATACAGAAGAGTCTTTACTAGCAAATTCTAATCAGGATTGGGGATATTTTGAAACTTTCATTAGTGAAAGTAAGATTGAACTGCTTGATCTGTGTTCCAAGAATGAGTTATCTGTCAACCTATTCTCTGAAGAAGATGTGGACAACTACATGTTTGATGACGATGAATCAACACTGGGCAGTGATGTTTGCTCTCTGAAGATTCGATATGAATCCTTCCAGGACAATGTTCGAGACAAGACCACTCTTCTCATGCAGGAAGATGCTCAATTCAACTTCTTTCCCAATGTCTTTACTACTTGCCCCAAAAGGGAGTCTAAGAGTGGGGCTTTGAAGCATAACAGTGATCTTTCCCAATTCAAGGTTCCTGATGTGAGCATCATCTGGGGGGAAGAAGATAAAATCatggataagaaaaaaggaaaagaaaaaggagaagacaaAGGTGTAGGAAAAAATGGTGAAAACAATGCTGGAGAAAAAGCTGTTTTAAATAATCCAGGTAGTGTGACTGAAATGGGGAAGTTTAAGAATACAAAACAAGATCAGCCTATCAATTCTTTGGAAGCATCAGGGAATTTCAGTGAGGACAGTTCCTTCGCTGAGGTATCTTATGATACCACAGGGGAGATCAAGGACTGTAATCGCTATATGGCACGGGACACCAATTCTGGCAGTTCTTCCTCCCAGCAGAATTATGGGCTGCGAGCTAAAAGAAAAGTCAGGTATAGTGAAGATTATCTGTATGATGTTGACTCCTTAGAAGGTGAAAAAGTCAATGAAAGGAAGGAATGGCTACCTGGTGGTTCCaaagatgaagatgatgatgagtGGTgtccaaaaaagagaagaaaagtaaccCGTAAGGAGCCTCctgttattataaaatatatcatcatCAATAGGTTTAAAGGTGAAAAGAATATGCTTGTAAAGTTGAGCAAGGTGGATGCCAATGAGACCACAGTAAATTTAAGTGAAAATCGGCTGAACAAATATGCCAAGCTTGCCCCCTTAAAATGCTTCTGGCAGAAGAAGAAGAggcagagaaacagtacagattCCAATAAGACACCCTTGTGCCAAAAGCAAAGCTTTGAACCAGGGAACTTTGAGGTATCATTCCTGCCACCAGCTCGCAAACGAAAATCTAAACTTGGTAGCAGGCATAGGATTCAAAGAATCCCATCTGTGGAAACTTCAGCAAGTAATAAGCATATTTCATTCTATAATGAACAGAGTCAAGTTAGTAATTGTAAAGAAGATGGAAACCTGAAAGGTACAATTAAGTCAGCATCTCTGGCTTCCTCCAGCCATGCAAATGGatcacatataaataatatcactGGCCCTGGCTCAATGCAAATCAAGGTggaatttaaggggccagagaggaaaGTGctgaataaaatcaaatttagaaGTGAAGCTAGGTTAAAATCCAAGAAAATCAAAGCTGGGCAAGAAAGCAAGGCAGTTGTTCAAATTAACCCTCTTCTAGAAGACCAATCCTCTGGGGACAATTTAAAGACTGAATCTGTTCCTGAGATCTCAAGCAGCTCTTATCCATCTGAATTTCAAGAGGTAAAAATCACGAAGAATTCTACATTCCTACCAACCAATTGCTCTTCTGAAATATCATCATCATCTGCTAATGTTTCCACCAATATACCTGTTATCCCTGGAGGGTATCTTCAGACATTGTTAGATACTTCTGATTTGTCGAATAATACTGCTATCTCATACTTCACTCAACATTCTCCAGAGCAAAATGAAGACAGATTtactaaaacagaaaaatcattgGTCCCTCTCCAACCTTCACAGGACTGTATGCTTTCCTCACTTTCTGAGTCAGAACTGCAGCAGTCATCccataattttaaaatggaatcagGCAACTTTGAAAATGTGTGGCCCAACAAGCCTACTCCTGGTCCACAGGAATTCATGACTGAAATCTCAAGAGAGATAACGCCAACCCAATCTAGTGACTTTGTAGTCTCTCAAGCTGTCTCTATGGAAAATAAAGTCACAGCTGCAACGTACAATCCAGTCTGCATCGACAATGTGGACAATAATGACAACAAGGTCCTATATGCCTCTGTACAAGACACTCAGCTTGTAACTGATGAATCTTACCAATTATGCCACTTTAATAATGGAGAAAGCTGCTTTCCTTTCCAGCAAGGCCCAGTCAATATGGATGATGGCCAGCTCTTTAACTTTGATTCAATGACCTCACTTTCAGTCAACTCAAGCAACTATAGTCATTTAAACTTAAAATCCTGTGAAAAGGATGGTGATGATGATATCACTGATGATTTCCTGGCCCACTGCAGTCCTAAGCTGGTGATCCAGCAGAGCATTGATGAAATAGCACCTCTAAAAGAATCCACTGACCTCCTGGATATCTCCAACTTCACTCCTGACAAATTCCGGCACTCTTCTCTCTCAGAAGTGTCCCCACCTGACACCCCCAGCCTTTCCCCTCAAATTGCTAGATGTGAGAATATCAAAACTCTAGGAACACTGAAGTCTTTGCAAGAAGGTATTCCAGAACCACTGGTCAATGTGGACAAAATCAAGTGGGACAGCAGTACCTCACAGCAGATTCAAGTGGATGATGGATTTACTTTAAATAACCATCAATTTCAGTTCCATATGTTCAATGATGAGGATTCTGTCTGTCTGGTCCCCCCAAACCCTTGCTTATCAGTATTTACTGAACCATCTGGTCAATTGAATGCCAACAGCAAAGTgtcaaaatcaagaaagaaaacttcaaGCAAGAGTGGGACTATAAATCAAAGTTCTTCTCAgaaaaataccagaaaaaaatccccaaaagcCAATAACAAAGTAATTGAAAAAACACCAGGAAAAACTTCCCACCAAACTACTAAGttaacaaagaaaggaaaatacatGGCtacaatcaatgcagagaaactgCAAGTTGGCAATTATCCTGGGGGaggccaaaataataatataacccAAATTGGCAAAACATTAACTGAATGTGCCCAAAATGGTAACCCTGTGACCTCTGCAAAAATGAcaactcaaaaaagacttcctgGAGATTGGGTTTTGGGGAAGGAGAGCAACCCAGGCTGTTGTGATATGAGCTTGGGTACTAACACCAACAGTTTGATGGATGATGACCAAAGGGAATTTCAAGAACCTTCCTATATCATATCCAACATTGCTTCTGGTATGGCAGATGTGCAGAGATTAATGATGGCCTCCATAGAGCCCCTTTGGGAACCCCTTGAACACTCTGGAGACCCTAACGTATTCTGCTCCCCTGAGTCCAATAGTCTGAAATTAAAAACTCTCAAAATATTGGCTGGGACACCAGTGGAggctaaaaaaaaagtcaacagtaTGTCCCCAGGAGCCACTAAGAATCACAGATCCATCAAGGGTGTGAGTAAAAGCAATGGAAAGACATCAGTAGGGGAATCTGGTCGTGCAAGCATTTCATATAATGAGGACTCTCACTCTGCCTTCTTTGATAAAAAGTATGGTAACCTGAGCACTTTAGGCAGTAATGGACCGACACATAAAAAGTTATATCGCCACAAATCCAGCTCCAAAGGCCTGAGAGATGAGAAGAGTAAGGGAAAGTGCATGCAGCGCGAACAGGTCCACAAGGATGAGTCTGGGACAGCTTCTTGTGAAAAGCTGAG GGATTCCGACTACAATCTCGTAAAAGCAGATACGACATTTTGGGTTTTACCTATGTTTGAAGAAGCGACTCACATTTTCCAGAAAGacatttga